A single Zootoca vivipara chromosome 1, rZooViv1.1, whole genome shotgun sequence DNA region contains:
- the NCR3LG1 gene encoding natural cytotoxicity triggering receptor 3 ligand 1 isoform X3 — MRSFRAILSFAVAPCPLSASGPNTTKAHNIISESEIFHRRKPFPGTCRVLREEGKGSASPARPMDRGGGLAARRCLLLVFSVFLRGVVILQPAESLKVTMESRMVAVLDIDVMIPCEISEYSTPELKITNIAVEWYWKASSKEVENIVYTIVSGVPTSYRNGARMDESELKKGNAALFLPQIQISEEGIYRCSVTVTPVSDEGTTVLELIAQPSIKLSPRTVELENGKEKTLSCTVNKFYPLSIEVHWEKKSEHGNNEVVPADDICTGVPVKNGDGTFNVTSKLGLQPSLQDNGNVYSCVVGHKSFSIRQAFNATLIVTEPPPNFIWLAVILVLLLLGMIPVILYIKYFKKIQPGKFSAIKNKELKHLEETLVVFLLQGFRPKRLEIVFFLKLPSWNEKQEIYSWNTMTASNPEHGEDTPLIITGKGEESSDLVMKLKTMFTFDPTLQVKQRRTFDVSCSVNIVPDVKLLKEFELTLEVRHEAFPDCLSTETISFKVIECTPKVSKFECEPPVPECGKIITLSCLVEDFCPRECGICWLRGNNEPLDATSNTEKPQLDPVSNLYCKKSRVSFIPQPEDHAVDFIVQINHCQKVIRHSYPLLLKGYPKVTDITCEPNDPKYGTKLSLTCKVTDFFLSDIKIKWLDGGIEISEGVDTEKPVEGSNGCLKLSSKLQLIPTALDHNKFITFSVTYGDLKKPIVRDVYLKLPVHRPEMSEIKKTPMQNSESISLETVISNFAPCNIRVTWYEEWEKISEDNPRNIQIGENKLGYFVSKLQVSPKGRDSKETIRCEVFHQATQDFKEKSFVWESKEDCCDSLDRMLTSPVSQNHVGPLITPSSGWVGNRHNAM, encoded by the exons ATGCGAAGCTTCCGTGCGATTTTAAGTTTCGCGGTCGCCCCCTGTCCACTATCTGCGTCAGGTCCAAATACAACCAAAGCTCACAATATCATAAGCGAAAGCGAAATCTTTCATAGGAGAAAGCCATTTCCAGGAACCTGCCGAGTCCTTCGCGAGGAAGGAAAGGGCAGCGCCTCACCAGCGAGACCCATGGATCGGGGAGGTGGGTTGGCGGCCCGCAGGTGCCTCCTGCTCGTCTTCTCGGTGTTCCTCCGTGGCGTCGTCATCCTCCAGCCGGCAG AATCTCTGAAAGTGACAATGGAAAGTCGGATGGTGGCGGTCTTGGATATAGATGTGATGATACCATGTGAGATCTCTGAATACAGTACTCCAGAGCTAAAGATCACAAACATTGCTGTTGAGTGGTATTGGAAGGCCTCTTCCAAGGAAGTGGAAAATATAGTATACACCATTGTTTCTGGAGTGCCTACATCTTATAGAAACGGTGCAAGAATGGATGAAAGTGAACTAAAAAAAGGCAATGCTGCACTTTTCCTCCCCCAAATACAGATTAGTGAAGAAGGAATATACAGATGTTCTGTGACTGTCACCCCAGTTTCAGATGaaggaaccactgttctagagtTAATTG CTCAGCCTTCTATAAAGCTGTCTCCCAGGACAGTTGAACTAGAAAATGGCAAGGAGAAGACCCTGTCATGTACAGTGAATAAATTCTATCCTCTTTCGATTGAggttcattgggagaaaaaatctgaACATGGCAATAATGAAGTTGTACCTGCAGATGATATTTGCACAGGGGTACCTGTGAAAAATGGAGATGGCACTTTCAATGTAACCAGTAAACTGGGGCTACAACCATCTTTACAGGATAATGGAAATGTCTATAGTTGTGTTGTGGGACACAAATCATTTTCCATACGGCAGGCCTTCAATGCCACTTTGATAGTAACAG AACCACCACCAAATTTTATCTGGTTGGCCGTGATACTTGTTTTATTATTACTTGGTATGATTCCTGTAATTCTGTACATCAAGTACTTTAAGAAAA TTCAACCAGGGAAATTttcagcaattaaaaataaagaattgaAACATTTGGAAGAAACACTGGTGGTGTTCTTGCTGCAAGGCTTTCGTCCAAAGCGTTTAGAAATAGTTTTTTTCTTAAAACTCCCAAGCTGGAATGAAAAACAGGAAATATACTCTTGGAATACTATGACAGCCAGCAATCCTGAACACGGAGAAGATACACCTCTTATCATCActggaaaaggagaagaaagttCTGATCTTGTCATGAAGTTGAAGACCATGTTTACTTTTGATCCAACTTTGCAAGTAAAACAAAGGCGCACTTTTGACGTTTCCTGCAGTGTCAACATAGTTCCAGATGTAAAGCTGCTGAAGGAGTTTGAACTTACACTTGAAGTTAGACACGAGGCCTTCCCAGATTGTTTGTCTACTGAAACAATATCATTTAAAGTCATAG aatgTACTCCCAAAGTCTCCAAATTTGAATGTGAGCCTCCTGTACCAGAGTGTGGGAAAATCATCACATTATCTTGTTTAGTAGAAGATTTCTGCCCACGGGAGTGTGGCATTTGTTGGCTAAGAGGCAATAATGAGCCTTTGGATGCTACAAGTAACACAGAGAAGCCACAGCTGGACCCAGTGTCAAATCTGTATTGCAAGAAAAGCAGAGTATCCTTTATACCTCAACCAGAAGACCACGCGGTAGATTTTATTGTTCAAATCAACCATTGTCAAAAAGTTATAAGACATAGTTACCCACTCCTGTTAAAAG GTTACCCCAAAGTTACAGATATTACATGTGAACCAAATGATCCTAAATATGGAACTAAATTGTCTCTAACCTGTAAAGTCACAGATTTCTTTCTTAGTGACATAAAAATTAAATGGCTTGATGGGGGTATTGAAATAAGTGAAGGTGTGGACACAGAGAAGCCAGTCGAAGGCTCAAATGGCTGTTTGAAGTTGTCTTCTAAGCTCCAGCTGATACCAACTGCTTTGGATCATAATAAGTTCATTACTTTCAGTGTGACATATGGTGACCTGAAAAAGCCCATTGTTAGAGATGTGTATCTAAAGCTCCCAG TTCACCGCCCTGAGATGTCTGAAATAAAGAAAACACCAATGCAAAACAGTGAGAGCATCTCTTTGGAAACTGTCATATCAAATTTTGCACCTTGCAACATAAGAGTGACGTGGTatgaagaatgggaaaaaatatcTGAAGACAATCCCAGGAACATTCAGATTGGAGAAAACAAGTTAGGTTATTTTGTAAGCAAATTACAGGTTAGTCCAAAAGGCAGAGACTCCAAAGAGACAATTAGATGTGAAGTTTTTCACCAAGCGACACaggattttaaagaaaaaagctttGTGTGGGAAAGCAAAg aagATTGCTGCGATAGCCTTGACAGAATGTTGACTTCACCAGTGAGCCAAAACCATGTAGGACCATTAATAA CACCAAGCAGCGGCTGGGTAGGGAACAGACATAATGCAATGTGA
- the NCR3LG1 gene encoding natural cytotoxicity triggering receptor 3 ligand 1 isoform X4, translating to MRSFRAILSFAVAPCPLSASGPNTTKAHNIISESEIFHRRKPFPGTCRVLREEGKGSASPARPMDRGGGLAARRCLLLVFSVFLRGVVILQPAESLKVTMESRMVAVLDIDVMIPCEISEYSTPELKITNIAVEWYWKASSKEVENIVYTIVSGVPTSYRNGARMDESELKKGNAALFLPQIQISEEGIYRCSVTVTPVSDEGTTVLELIAQPSIKLSPRTVELENGKEKTLSCTVNKFYPLSIEVHWEKKSEHGNNEVVPADDICTGVPVKNGDGTFNVTSKLGLQPSLQDNGNVYSCVVGHKSFSIRQAFNATLIVTEPPPNFIWLAVILVLLLLGMIPVILYIKYFKKIQPGKFSAIKNKELKHLEETLVVFLLQGFRPKRLEIVFFLKLPSWNEKQEIYSWNTMTASNPEHGEDTPLIITGKGEESSDLVMKLKTMFTFDPTLQVKQRRTFDVSCSVNIVPDVKLLKEFELTLEVRHEAFPDCLSTETISFKVIECTPKVSKFECEPPVPECGKIITLSCLVEDFCPRECGICWLRGNNEPLDATSNTEKPQLDPVSNLYCKKSRVSFIPQPEDHAVDFIVQINHCQKVIRHSYPLLLKGYPKVTDITCEPNDPKYGTKLSLTCKVTDFFLSDIKIKWLDGGIEISEGVDTEKPVEGSNGCLKLSSKLQLIPTALDHNKFITFSVTYGDLKKPIVRDVYLKLPVHRPEMSEIKKTPMQNSESISLETVISNFAPCNIRVTWYEEWEKISEDNPRNIQIGENKLGYFVSKLQVSPKGRDSKETIRCEVFHQATQDFKEKSFVWESKDCCDSLDRMLTSPVSQNHVGPLITPSSGWVGNRHNAM from the exons ATGCGAAGCTTCCGTGCGATTTTAAGTTTCGCGGTCGCCCCCTGTCCACTATCTGCGTCAGGTCCAAATACAACCAAAGCTCACAATATCATAAGCGAAAGCGAAATCTTTCATAGGAGAAAGCCATTTCCAGGAACCTGCCGAGTCCTTCGCGAGGAAGGAAAGGGCAGCGCCTCACCAGCGAGACCCATGGATCGGGGAGGTGGGTTGGCGGCCCGCAGGTGCCTCCTGCTCGTCTTCTCGGTGTTCCTCCGTGGCGTCGTCATCCTCCAGCCGGCAG AATCTCTGAAAGTGACAATGGAAAGTCGGATGGTGGCGGTCTTGGATATAGATGTGATGATACCATGTGAGATCTCTGAATACAGTACTCCAGAGCTAAAGATCACAAACATTGCTGTTGAGTGGTATTGGAAGGCCTCTTCCAAGGAAGTGGAAAATATAGTATACACCATTGTTTCTGGAGTGCCTACATCTTATAGAAACGGTGCAAGAATGGATGAAAGTGAACTAAAAAAAGGCAATGCTGCACTTTTCCTCCCCCAAATACAGATTAGTGAAGAAGGAATATACAGATGTTCTGTGACTGTCACCCCAGTTTCAGATGaaggaaccactgttctagagtTAATTG CTCAGCCTTCTATAAAGCTGTCTCCCAGGACAGTTGAACTAGAAAATGGCAAGGAGAAGACCCTGTCATGTACAGTGAATAAATTCTATCCTCTTTCGATTGAggttcattgggagaaaaaatctgaACATGGCAATAATGAAGTTGTACCTGCAGATGATATTTGCACAGGGGTACCTGTGAAAAATGGAGATGGCACTTTCAATGTAACCAGTAAACTGGGGCTACAACCATCTTTACAGGATAATGGAAATGTCTATAGTTGTGTTGTGGGACACAAATCATTTTCCATACGGCAGGCCTTCAATGCCACTTTGATAGTAACAG AACCACCACCAAATTTTATCTGGTTGGCCGTGATACTTGTTTTATTATTACTTGGTATGATTCCTGTAATTCTGTACATCAAGTACTTTAAGAAAA TTCAACCAGGGAAATTttcagcaattaaaaataaagaattgaAACATTTGGAAGAAACACTGGTGGTGTTCTTGCTGCAAGGCTTTCGTCCAAAGCGTTTAGAAATAGTTTTTTTCTTAAAACTCCCAAGCTGGAATGAAAAACAGGAAATATACTCTTGGAATACTATGACAGCCAGCAATCCTGAACACGGAGAAGATACACCTCTTATCATCActggaaaaggagaagaaagttCTGATCTTGTCATGAAGTTGAAGACCATGTTTACTTTTGATCCAACTTTGCAAGTAAAACAAAGGCGCACTTTTGACGTTTCCTGCAGTGTCAACATAGTTCCAGATGTAAAGCTGCTGAAGGAGTTTGAACTTACACTTGAAGTTAGACACGAGGCCTTCCCAGATTGTTTGTCTACTGAAACAATATCATTTAAAGTCATAG aatgTACTCCCAAAGTCTCCAAATTTGAATGTGAGCCTCCTGTACCAGAGTGTGGGAAAATCATCACATTATCTTGTTTAGTAGAAGATTTCTGCCCACGGGAGTGTGGCATTTGTTGGCTAAGAGGCAATAATGAGCCTTTGGATGCTACAAGTAACACAGAGAAGCCACAGCTGGACCCAGTGTCAAATCTGTATTGCAAGAAAAGCAGAGTATCCTTTATACCTCAACCAGAAGACCACGCGGTAGATTTTATTGTTCAAATCAACCATTGTCAAAAAGTTATAAGACATAGTTACCCACTCCTGTTAAAAG GTTACCCCAAAGTTACAGATATTACATGTGAACCAAATGATCCTAAATATGGAACTAAATTGTCTCTAACCTGTAAAGTCACAGATTTCTTTCTTAGTGACATAAAAATTAAATGGCTTGATGGGGGTATTGAAATAAGTGAAGGTGTGGACACAGAGAAGCCAGTCGAAGGCTCAAATGGCTGTTTGAAGTTGTCTTCTAAGCTCCAGCTGATACCAACTGCTTTGGATCATAATAAGTTCATTACTTTCAGTGTGACATATGGTGACCTGAAAAAGCCCATTGTTAGAGATGTGTATCTAAAGCTCCCAG TTCACCGCCCTGAGATGTCTGAAATAAAGAAAACACCAATGCAAAACAGTGAGAGCATCTCTTTGGAAACTGTCATATCAAATTTTGCACCTTGCAACATAAGAGTGACGTGGTatgaagaatgggaaaaaatatcTGAAGACAATCCCAGGAACATTCAGATTGGAGAAAACAAGTTAGGTTATTTTGTAAGCAAATTACAGGTTAGTCCAAAAGGCAGAGACTCCAAAGAGACAATTAGATGTGAAGTTTTTCACCAAGCGACACaggattttaaagaaaaaagctttGTGTGGGAAAGCAAAg ATTGCTGCGATAGCCTTGACAGAATGTTGACTTCACCAGTGAGCCAAAACCATGTAGGACCATTAATAA CACCAAGCAGCGGCTGGGTAGGGAACAGACATAATGCAATGTGA
- the NCR3LG1 gene encoding natural cytotoxicity triggering receptor 3 ligand 1 isoform X1, which translates to MRSFRAILSFAVAPCPLSASGPNTTKAHNIISESEIFHRRKPFPGTCRVLREEGKGSASPARPMDRGGGLAARRCLLLVFSVFLRGVVILQPAESLKVTMESRMVAVLDIDVMIPCEISEYSTPELKITNIAVEWYWKASSKEVENIVYTIVSGVPTSYRNGARMDESELKKGNAALFLPQIQISEEGIYRCSVTVTPVSDEGTTVLELIAQPSIKLSPRTVELENGKEKTLSCTVNKFYPLSIEVHWEKKSEHGNNEVVPADDICTGVPVKNGDGTFNVTSKLGLQPSLQDNGNVYSCVVGHKSFSIRQAFNATLIVTEPPPNFIWLAVILVLLLLGMIPVILYIKYFKKIQPGKFSAIKNKELKHLEETLVVFLLQGFRPKRLEIVFFLKLPSWNEKQEIYSWNTMTASNPEHGEDTPLIITGKGEESSDLVMKLKTMFTFDPTLQVKQRRTFDVSCSVNIVPDVKLLKEFELTLEVRHEAFPDCLSTETISFKVIECTPKVSKFECEPPVPECGKIITLSCLVEDFCPRECGICWLRGNNEPLDATSNTEKPQLDPVSNLYCKKSRVSFIPQPEDHAVDFIVQINHCQKVIRHSYPLLLKGYPKVTDITCEPNDPKYGTKLSLTCKVTDFFLSDIKIKWLDGGIEISEGVDTEKPVEGSNGCLKLSSKLQLIPTALDHNKFITFSVTYGDLKKPIVRDVYLKLPVHRPEMSEIKKTPMQNSESISLETVISNFAPCNIRVTWYEEWEKISEDNPRNIQIGENKLGYFVSKLQVSPKGRDSKETIRCEVFHQATQDFKEKSFVWESKEDCCDSLDRMLTSPVSQNHVGPLINSKLTSEEPVQPMKIECVTSNPKAGEKVTLRCFVPGIRAEDANVSWFKGVYPVDDKIENANCGDGSGFISDVVITTEKDKKKYEIRCEVYVDANYEILEENFYLEL; encoded by the exons ATGCGAAGCTTCCGTGCGATTTTAAGTTTCGCGGTCGCCCCCTGTCCACTATCTGCGTCAGGTCCAAATACAACCAAAGCTCACAATATCATAAGCGAAAGCGAAATCTTTCATAGGAGAAAGCCATTTCCAGGAACCTGCCGAGTCCTTCGCGAGGAAGGAAAGGGCAGCGCCTCACCAGCGAGACCCATGGATCGGGGAGGTGGGTTGGCGGCCCGCAGGTGCCTCCTGCTCGTCTTCTCGGTGTTCCTCCGTGGCGTCGTCATCCTCCAGCCGGCAG AATCTCTGAAAGTGACAATGGAAAGTCGGATGGTGGCGGTCTTGGATATAGATGTGATGATACCATGTGAGATCTCTGAATACAGTACTCCAGAGCTAAAGATCACAAACATTGCTGTTGAGTGGTATTGGAAGGCCTCTTCCAAGGAAGTGGAAAATATAGTATACACCATTGTTTCTGGAGTGCCTACATCTTATAGAAACGGTGCAAGAATGGATGAAAGTGAACTAAAAAAAGGCAATGCTGCACTTTTCCTCCCCCAAATACAGATTAGTGAAGAAGGAATATACAGATGTTCTGTGACTGTCACCCCAGTTTCAGATGaaggaaccactgttctagagtTAATTG CTCAGCCTTCTATAAAGCTGTCTCCCAGGACAGTTGAACTAGAAAATGGCAAGGAGAAGACCCTGTCATGTACAGTGAATAAATTCTATCCTCTTTCGATTGAggttcattgggagaaaaaatctgaACATGGCAATAATGAAGTTGTACCTGCAGATGATATTTGCACAGGGGTACCTGTGAAAAATGGAGATGGCACTTTCAATGTAACCAGTAAACTGGGGCTACAACCATCTTTACAGGATAATGGAAATGTCTATAGTTGTGTTGTGGGACACAAATCATTTTCCATACGGCAGGCCTTCAATGCCACTTTGATAGTAACAG AACCACCACCAAATTTTATCTGGTTGGCCGTGATACTTGTTTTATTATTACTTGGTATGATTCCTGTAATTCTGTACATCAAGTACTTTAAGAAAA TTCAACCAGGGAAATTttcagcaattaaaaataaagaattgaAACATTTGGAAGAAACACTGGTGGTGTTCTTGCTGCAAGGCTTTCGTCCAAAGCGTTTAGAAATAGTTTTTTTCTTAAAACTCCCAAGCTGGAATGAAAAACAGGAAATATACTCTTGGAATACTATGACAGCCAGCAATCCTGAACACGGAGAAGATACACCTCTTATCATCActggaaaaggagaagaaagttCTGATCTTGTCATGAAGTTGAAGACCATGTTTACTTTTGATCCAACTTTGCAAGTAAAACAAAGGCGCACTTTTGACGTTTCCTGCAGTGTCAACATAGTTCCAGATGTAAAGCTGCTGAAGGAGTTTGAACTTACACTTGAAGTTAGACACGAGGCCTTCCCAGATTGTTTGTCTACTGAAACAATATCATTTAAAGTCATAG aatgTACTCCCAAAGTCTCCAAATTTGAATGTGAGCCTCCTGTACCAGAGTGTGGGAAAATCATCACATTATCTTGTTTAGTAGAAGATTTCTGCCCACGGGAGTGTGGCATTTGTTGGCTAAGAGGCAATAATGAGCCTTTGGATGCTACAAGTAACACAGAGAAGCCACAGCTGGACCCAGTGTCAAATCTGTATTGCAAGAAAAGCAGAGTATCCTTTATACCTCAACCAGAAGACCACGCGGTAGATTTTATTGTTCAAATCAACCATTGTCAAAAAGTTATAAGACATAGTTACCCACTCCTGTTAAAAG GTTACCCCAAAGTTACAGATATTACATGTGAACCAAATGATCCTAAATATGGAACTAAATTGTCTCTAACCTGTAAAGTCACAGATTTCTTTCTTAGTGACATAAAAATTAAATGGCTTGATGGGGGTATTGAAATAAGTGAAGGTGTGGACACAGAGAAGCCAGTCGAAGGCTCAAATGGCTGTTTGAAGTTGTCTTCTAAGCTCCAGCTGATACCAACTGCTTTGGATCATAATAAGTTCATTACTTTCAGTGTGACATATGGTGACCTGAAAAAGCCCATTGTTAGAGATGTGTATCTAAAGCTCCCAG TTCACCGCCCTGAGATGTCTGAAATAAAGAAAACACCAATGCAAAACAGTGAGAGCATCTCTTTGGAAACTGTCATATCAAATTTTGCACCTTGCAACATAAGAGTGACGTGGTatgaagaatgggaaaaaatatcTGAAGACAATCCCAGGAACATTCAGATTGGAGAAAACAAGTTAGGTTATTTTGTAAGCAAATTACAGGTTAGTCCAAAAGGCAGAGACTCCAAAGAGACAATTAGATGTGAAGTTTTTCACCAAGCGACACaggattttaaagaaaaaagctttGTGTGGGAAAGCAAAg aagATTGCTGCGATAGCCTTGACAGAATGTTGACTTCACCAGTGAGCCAAAACCATGTAGGACCATTAATAA ATTCTAAGCTCACCAGTGAAGAACCAGTTCAGCCTATGAAGATAGAATGTGTCACCAGCAACCCAAAGGCAGGCGAGAAGGTGACTCTTCGCTGTTTTGTACCTGGAATAAGAGCAGAGGATGCCAATGTTTCCTGGTTTAAAGGAGTATATCCAGTTGATGATAAAATAGAGAATGCAAACTGTGGCGATGGATCTGGTTTTATTTCAGATGTGGTCATTACAACtgaaaaagataagaaaaaaTATGAAATCAGATGTGAAGTTTATGTAGATGCCAATTATGAAATCTTGGAAGAAAACTTTTATTTAGAACTTTGA
- the NCR3LG1 gene encoding natural cytotoxicity triggering receptor 3 ligand 1 isoform X2 encodes MRSFRAILSFAVAPCPLSASGPNTTKAHNIISESEIFHRRKPFPGTCRVLREEGKGSASPARPMDRGGGLAARRCLLLVFSVFLRGVVILQPAESLKVTMESRMVAVLDIDVMIPCEISEYSTPELKITNIAVEWYWKASSKEVENIVYTIVSGVPTSYRNGARMDESELKKGNAALFLPQIQISEEGIYRCSVTVTPVSDEGTTVLELIAQPSIKLSPRTVELENGKEKTLSCTVNKFYPLSIEVHWEKKSEHGNNEVVPADDICTGVPVKNGDGTFNVTSKLGLQPSLQDNGNVYSCVVGHKSFSIRQAFNATLIVTEPPPNFIWLAVILVLLLLGMIPVILYIKYFKKIQPGKFSAIKNKELKHLEETLVVFLLQGFRPKRLEIVFFLKLPSWNEKQEIYSWNTMTASNPEHGEDTPLIITGKGEESSDLVMKLKTMFTFDPTLQVKQRRTFDVSCSVNIVPDVKLLKEFELTLEVRHEAFPDCLSTETISFKVIECTPKVSKFECEPPVPECGKIITLSCLVEDFCPRECGICWLRGNNEPLDATSNTEKPQLDPVSNLYCKKSRVSFIPQPEDHAVDFIVQINHCQKVIRHSYPLLLKGYPKVTDITCEPNDPKYGTKLSLTCKVTDFFLSDIKIKWLDGGIEISEGVDTEKPVEGSNGCLKLSSKLQLIPTALDHNKFITFSVTYGDLKKPIVRDVYLKLPVHRPEMSEIKKTPMQNSESISLETVISNFAPCNIRVTWYEEWEKISEDNPRNIQIGENKLGYFVSKLQVSPKGRDSKETIRCEVFHQATQDFKEKSFVWESKDCCDSLDRMLTSPVSQNHVGPLINSKLTSEEPVQPMKIECVTSNPKAGEKVTLRCFVPGIRAEDANVSWFKGVYPVDDKIENANCGDGSGFISDVVITTEKDKKKYEIRCEVYVDANYEILEENFYLEL; translated from the exons ATGCGAAGCTTCCGTGCGATTTTAAGTTTCGCGGTCGCCCCCTGTCCACTATCTGCGTCAGGTCCAAATACAACCAAAGCTCACAATATCATAAGCGAAAGCGAAATCTTTCATAGGAGAAAGCCATTTCCAGGAACCTGCCGAGTCCTTCGCGAGGAAGGAAAGGGCAGCGCCTCACCAGCGAGACCCATGGATCGGGGAGGTGGGTTGGCGGCCCGCAGGTGCCTCCTGCTCGTCTTCTCGGTGTTCCTCCGTGGCGTCGTCATCCTCCAGCCGGCAG AATCTCTGAAAGTGACAATGGAAAGTCGGATGGTGGCGGTCTTGGATATAGATGTGATGATACCATGTGAGATCTCTGAATACAGTACTCCAGAGCTAAAGATCACAAACATTGCTGTTGAGTGGTATTGGAAGGCCTCTTCCAAGGAAGTGGAAAATATAGTATACACCATTGTTTCTGGAGTGCCTACATCTTATAGAAACGGTGCAAGAATGGATGAAAGTGAACTAAAAAAAGGCAATGCTGCACTTTTCCTCCCCCAAATACAGATTAGTGAAGAAGGAATATACAGATGTTCTGTGACTGTCACCCCAGTTTCAGATGaaggaaccactgttctagagtTAATTG CTCAGCCTTCTATAAAGCTGTCTCCCAGGACAGTTGAACTAGAAAATGGCAAGGAGAAGACCCTGTCATGTACAGTGAATAAATTCTATCCTCTTTCGATTGAggttcattgggagaaaaaatctgaACATGGCAATAATGAAGTTGTACCTGCAGATGATATTTGCACAGGGGTACCTGTGAAAAATGGAGATGGCACTTTCAATGTAACCAGTAAACTGGGGCTACAACCATCTTTACAGGATAATGGAAATGTCTATAGTTGTGTTGTGGGACACAAATCATTTTCCATACGGCAGGCCTTCAATGCCACTTTGATAGTAACAG AACCACCACCAAATTTTATCTGGTTGGCCGTGATACTTGTTTTATTATTACTTGGTATGATTCCTGTAATTCTGTACATCAAGTACTTTAAGAAAA TTCAACCAGGGAAATTttcagcaattaaaaataaagaattgaAACATTTGGAAGAAACACTGGTGGTGTTCTTGCTGCAAGGCTTTCGTCCAAAGCGTTTAGAAATAGTTTTTTTCTTAAAACTCCCAAGCTGGAATGAAAAACAGGAAATATACTCTTGGAATACTATGACAGCCAGCAATCCTGAACACGGAGAAGATACACCTCTTATCATCActggaaaaggagaagaaagttCTGATCTTGTCATGAAGTTGAAGACCATGTTTACTTTTGATCCAACTTTGCAAGTAAAACAAAGGCGCACTTTTGACGTTTCCTGCAGTGTCAACATAGTTCCAGATGTAAAGCTGCTGAAGGAGTTTGAACTTACACTTGAAGTTAGACACGAGGCCTTCCCAGATTGTTTGTCTACTGAAACAATATCATTTAAAGTCATAG aatgTACTCCCAAAGTCTCCAAATTTGAATGTGAGCCTCCTGTACCAGAGTGTGGGAAAATCATCACATTATCTTGTTTAGTAGAAGATTTCTGCCCACGGGAGTGTGGCATTTGTTGGCTAAGAGGCAATAATGAGCCTTTGGATGCTACAAGTAACACAGAGAAGCCACAGCTGGACCCAGTGTCAAATCTGTATTGCAAGAAAAGCAGAGTATCCTTTATACCTCAACCAGAAGACCACGCGGTAGATTTTATTGTTCAAATCAACCATTGTCAAAAAGTTATAAGACATAGTTACCCACTCCTGTTAAAAG GTTACCCCAAAGTTACAGATATTACATGTGAACCAAATGATCCTAAATATGGAACTAAATTGTCTCTAACCTGTAAAGTCACAGATTTCTTTCTTAGTGACATAAAAATTAAATGGCTTGATGGGGGTATTGAAATAAGTGAAGGTGTGGACACAGAGAAGCCAGTCGAAGGCTCAAATGGCTGTTTGAAGTTGTCTTCTAAGCTCCAGCTGATACCAACTGCTTTGGATCATAATAAGTTCATTACTTTCAGTGTGACATATGGTGACCTGAAAAAGCCCATTGTTAGAGATGTGTATCTAAAGCTCCCAG TTCACCGCCCTGAGATGTCTGAAATAAAGAAAACACCAATGCAAAACAGTGAGAGCATCTCTTTGGAAACTGTCATATCAAATTTTGCACCTTGCAACATAAGAGTGACGTGGTatgaagaatgggaaaaaatatcTGAAGACAATCCCAGGAACATTCAGATTGGAGAAAACAAGTTAGGTTATTTTGTAAGCAAATTACAGGTTAGTCCAAAAGGCAGAGACTCCAAAGAGACAATTAGATGTGAAGTTTTTCACCAAGCGACACaggattttaaagaaaaaagctttGTGTGGGAAAGCAAAg ATTGCTGCGATAGCCTTGACAGAATGTTGACTTCACCAGTGAGCCAAAACCATGTAGGACCATTAATAA ATTCTAAGCTCACCAGTGAAGAACCAGTTCAGCCTATGAAGATAGAATGTGTCACCAGCAACCCAAAGGCAGGCGAGAAGGTGACTCTTCGCTGTTTTGTACCTGGAATAAGAGCAGAGGATGCCAATGTTTCCTGGTTTAAAGGAGTATATCCAGTTGATGATAAAATAGAGAATGCAAACTGTGGCGATGGATCTGGTTTTATTTCAGATGTGGTCATTACAACtgaaaaagataagaaaaaaTATGAAATCAGATGTGAAGTTTATGTAGATGCCAATTATGAAATCTTGGAAGAAAACTTTTATTTAGAACTTTGA